The proteins below are encoded in one region of Cucurbita pepo subsp. pepo cultivar mu-cu-16 chromosome LG10, ASM280686v2, whole genome shotgun sequence:
- the LOC111804480 gene encoding gibberellin 2-beta-dioxygenase, whose product MVVLSQPALDLEKYSLLRSTGKPAASAADIPEIDLSDPNAKSHVVKACEEFGFFKLVNHRVPVELMTKLEDESLCFFKLSQSEKDKARPPDPLGYGSKNIGSNGDKGWIEYLLLNANPLPLFSQQSDSFLSVAAEYVTAVKKLSGEVVELITEGLKIEPKNAISRLINDEKADCYFRVNHYPWCPEMQDVGGRNMIGFGEHTDPQIISLLRSNNSTGLQICRRDGVWVSVPPDTTAFFVNVGDALQVMTNGRFKSVKHKVVADSDKERVSMIYFGGPPLSEKIQPLSQVLAEGEESLYKEFTWWEYKTAAFKTRLAENRLGAFEKSQNSAF is encoded by the exons ATGGTTGTTCTATCTCAGCCAGCGTTGGATTTGGAGAAATATTCTCTTCTCCGATCAACGGGCAAACccgccgcctccgccgccgaTATTCCGGAAATTGACCTTTCAGACCCCAACGCTAAGTCCCACGTCGTCAAAGCCTGTGAAGAATTCGGGTTCTTCAAGCTGGTAAACCACCGTGTTCCCGTTGAGTTGATGACCAAACTCGAAGATGAATCCCTCTGTTTTTTCAAGCTTTCTCAGTCCGAGAAAGATAAAGCTCGCCCGCCTGACCCTTTGGGCTATGGCTCCAAAAATATCGGCTCTAATGGCGATAAGGGCTGGATCGAATATCTCCTTCTCAACGCTAATCCTCTCCCCCTTTTCTCCCAACAGTCCGATTCCTTCCT CTCTGTGGCGGCGGAGTATGTGACGGCGGTGAAGAAATTGAGCGGCGAAGTGGTGGAATTAATAACAGAAGGATTAAAAATCGAGCCAAAAAATGCGATAAGCAGGCTTATAAACGACGAGAAAGCTGATTGTTATTTCAGAGTGAATCACTACCCGTGGTGTCCAGAAATGCAAGATGTTGGAGGACGAAACATGATCGGATTCGGGGAACATACAGACCCACAAATCATATCTTTGTTAAGATCAAACAACTCAACCGGCTTGCAAATCTGCCGGAGAGACGGCGTGTGGGTCTCAGTGCCGCCAGATACGACGGCGTTCTTTGTCAATGTCGGCGATGCGCTGCAGGTGATGACCAACGGGAGATTCAAAAGCGTGAAGCACAAAGTGGTGGCGGATTCCGACAAAGAGAGGGTTTCGATGATTTACTTTGGGGGGCCGCCGTTGAGTGAAAAGATTCAGCCATTGTCGCAGGTTTTAGCAGAGGGGGAAGAAAGCTTGTACAAGGAATTCACCTGGTGGGAATACAAAACGGCGGCGTTTAAGACCAGATTGGCTGAGAACAGGCTCGGTGCGTTTGAAAAGAGTCAAAATTCTGCGTTTTAA